A window of the Henckelia pumila isolate YLH828 chromosome 3, ASM3356847v2, whole genome shotgun sequence genome harbors these coding sequences:
- the LOC140892783 gene encoding WRKY DNA-binding transcription factor 70-like translates to MWGVGGSERVMEELIQGRHYAHQLRDMLRYHDDSSCATSNLVDKILHSFTHSLSILQLPLKSPTTPMHKDHRRRGCYKRRKTSEIVIKETTSLVEDGHAWRKYGQKLEITTDALTSLIRDAKLQNK, encoded by the exons ATGTGGGGTGTTGGTGGCAGCGAACGGGTGATGGAGGAGCTGATTCAAGGTCGGCACTATGCACATCAACTAAGAGACATGCTCCGATATCATGATGATAGCTCTTGCGCCACCTCTAATTTGGTCGATAAAATCCTCCACTCCTTCACTCACTCCCTTTCCATACTCCAACTACCACTCAAATCACCCACAACACCCATGCATAAAGATCATCGGAGGAGAGGATGTTATAAGAGAAG GAAAACTTCGGAAATAGTGATTAAAGAAACCACTAGCTTGGTTGAAGACGGTCACGCGTGGAGGAAATATGGTCAAAAG CTAGAAATTACTACAGATGCACTCACAAGTTTGATCAGGGATGCCAAGCTACAAAACAAGTAG